The DNA sequence CCTGACCCCCAAGAACGCCGACAAGTTCGTCTTCGCGCTCGCCCCGGCGATCGCGGGCGCGATGGCGTTCGTGTCCTTCGCGATCATCCCGCTGGGGCCGACGGTGTCGATGTTCGGCCACCGCACGCCGCTGCAGCTCACCGACCTGCCGGTCGCGGTGCTGCTGGTGCTCGCGGTCGCGGGCGTCGGTGTCTACGGCATCGTGCTCGCCGGCTGGTCCTCGGGCTCGACCTACCCGCTGCTCGGTGGCCTGCGCTCGACCGCGCAGGTCATCTCCTACGAGATCGCGATGGGCCTGTCGCTCGTCGCCGTCTTCCTCTACAGCCGGTCGATGTCGACCTCGCAGATCGTGGCGGCCCAGTCCGACCTGTGGTTCATCATCCCGGCGTTCTTCAGCTTCTTCGTCTACGTCATCACGATGGTGGGCGAGACCAACCGACTGCCGTTCGACCTCGCCGAGGGTGAGGGCGAGCTCACCGGTGGCTTCCACACCGAGTACTCCTCGCTGAAGTTCGCGATGTTCTTCCTCGGCGAGTACGTCAACATGTTCACCGTCTCGGCCCTGGCCACGACGATGTTCCTCGGTGGCTGGCAGGCGCCCCCCGGTATCGCGGCGATCAACTCGGGCATGTTCAACCACGGCTGGTGGGGCCTGCTCTGGTTCGTCATCAAGCTCTGGCTGTTCATGTTCTTCTTCGTCTGGCTGCGCGGCTCGCTGCCGCGAGTCCGCTACGACCAGTTCATGCGGTTCGGCTGGCGGTTCCTCATCCCCGTCACCCTCGCCTGGGTCGTCGTCGTGGCCTTCATCCGCGGCAGCCAGCTCGGCTACTTCGGGAGCGCGGCGTTCACGCTCGGCAACCGCAAGTTCCCGGTCTTCAGCATCGTCTTCGTCGTGCTCGTCGCCCTCGCGGCGCTGCTCGTCGTGTGGATCTGGGACAACAAGAAGATCGAGCGCGACGCGGCCCGCAACACCGCGCCGCCGGAGGAGATCGACCCGTTCGCGGGCGGTTACCCGGTGCCGCCGCTGCCCGGCCAGCGCCTGCGCGAGCCCTCGCTCTCCCTGAGCGACCGGGCGTCCGACCCCACCGAGGAGGACATCCATGCCTGACCGCCCCACCGAGGAGAAGAAGGGCGGCTTCTTCGCCGACCTCTTCGCGCCCGTCGGCGGCTTCGGCGTCACGTTCGCGACGATGTTCCGCAAGCTGGAGACGGAGGAGTACCCCGAGGAGAAGCGGCCGACCCAGCCGCGCTTCCACGGCCGGCACCAGCTCAACCGCCACCCCGACGGGCTCGAGAAGTGCGTCGGCTGCGAGCTGTGCGCGTGGGCGTGCCCCGCGGACGCGATCCTCGTCGAGGGCGCGTCCAACGACGACAGCGAGGGCGGCACCGGGCGGTTCAGCCCCGGCGAGCGGTACGGCCGCGTCTACCAGATCAACTACCTGCGCTGCATCTTCTGCGGCCTGTGCATCGAGGCCTGCCCGACGCGCGCCCTGACGATGACCAACTTCTACGAGCTGGCCGACCACAACCGCGGCGACCTCATCTTCACCAAGGAGCAGCTGCTCGCGCCGCTGCAGGAGGGGATGCTGCTGCCGCCGCACCCCATGGTGGACGGGCTCGAGGAGCGCGACTACTACCAGGGCAAGGTCGCCCGCGCGACCGACGAGCAGGAGGAGTGGGTGAAGGCGCACCACGCCCAGCCCGAGGAGGGCCTGGCCCCCAGCGGTGACCCGGTGGAGGGTGTCGACGTCGTCGAGCACGGCCGTCAGGCGACCCGCGAGACCACCGAGGCGGTGCACCGATGACCGGCCTGGGCGAGCAGATCATGTTCTGGATCCTCGGCCCCATCTGCGTGCTCGCGGCCCTGGGCCTGCTCTTCGCCAAGAAGGCCGTCCACGCCGCCCTCGGCATGGCGCTGGTCATGGTCAACCTGGGCATCTTCTACATCGCCCAGGAGGCCGACTTCCTCGGCATCATCCAGATCTTCGTCTACACCGGCGCGGTCATGATGCTGTTCCTCTTCGTGCTCATGCTCGTCGGCGTCGACTCCTCGGACTCCCTCGTCGAGACGCTCAAGGGCCAGAAGGTCGCCTCGCTGCTGCTCGGCCTGGGCCTCGCGGTCCTGCTCTTCAGCGCCGTCGGCCGGGTCCAGTTCGGCCCGATGAAGGGCCTGTCCGAGGTCAACGCCTCCAAGGGCAACGTCTCCGGTGTCGCCGAGCTGATCTTCGGCCAGTACGTCTGGGCCTTCGAGGTCACGTCCGCTCTGCTCATCACCGCGGCCCTCGGCGCGATGGTCCTCGCCCACCGCGAGCGGATCGGCACCAAGCCGACCCAGCGCCAGCTGTCCGAGCGCCGGATCCGCGAGAACCGCAACGTCGCCGGCCTGCCGGTCCCGGGCGTCTACGCCCGCCACAACGCGGTCGACACCCCGGCCCTGCTTCCCGACGGCACCCCGAGCGAGCTGTCCGTCTCGCGCGTGCTCAACGCCCGTGAGCAGGTGGCCGTGCCGACCCGCCACGTCGACGCCGAGCACGCCATCGAGCACGAGATCGAGGAGGGCGACGCCCGATGAACCTCGTCAACTACATCTACCTCGCGACCATCCTGTTCGCGATCGGTGGTGCGACGGTGCTCATGCGCCGCAACGCCATCGTCGTGTTCATGGGTGTCGAGCTCATGCTCAACGCGACGAACCTGATGTTCGTGACGTTCGCGCGGATGCGCGGCAGCCTCGACGGGCAGGTGATCGCCCTGTTCGTCATGGTGGTCGCCGCGGCCGAGGTCGTCGTGGGGCTGGCCATCATCATGGCCATCTTCCGTGCCCGCCGGTCGGCCTCGGTCGACGACGCCAACCTGCTGAAGCTGTAGAAGGGGCCACCCGGTGACTTCCCTCGCAACCCTCGCCACCGCCGGCGGGGCCGCCTCCGCGGCCACCGGCGTCACGGCATACGCCTGGCTGCTCGTCGCGCTGCCGCTGCTCGGCGCCGCGGTCCTGCTGCTCGGTGGCCGCGCCACCGACAAGTGGGGCCCGCTCTTCGCGGTCGCCATGTCCTGGGCGGCGTTCGTCGTCGGCCTGCTCGTGTGGATCGCGATGCTCGGCCGCCACGGCGAGGCCCGGGCCGAGCACCTGCACCTGTTCACCTGGGTGCCGGCCGGGTCTTTCAACCTCGACGCCGGCATGCTCGTCGACCAGCTGTCGGTGGTGTTCGTCCTGCTGATCACCTTCGTCGGCTCGCTGATCCACGTGTACTCCCTCGGGTACATGGAGCACGACCCCGACAAGCGCCGGTTCTTCGCCTACCTCAACCTGTTCGTCGCGGCGATGCTCCTGCTCGTCCTCTCGGACTCCTACCTGCTGCTCTACGTCGGCTGGGAGGGCGTCGGCCTCGCGTCGTACCTGCTCATCGGGTTCTGGAACCACAACCCGGCGTATGCCACGGCCGCCAACAAGGCGTTCGTCGTCAACCGCGTCGGTGACTTCGGGCTCTCGGTCGCGATCATGATCATGTTCGCGGCGTTCGGCACCGTCACCTTCGCCGGTGTCGCGCAGGCGTCCGGCAAGGCAGGGGAGGGTGTCCTCACCGCGATCGGCCTCATGCTGCTGCTCGGCGCCTGCGGCAAGTCGGCGCAGTTCCCGCTGCAGTCCTGGCTCGGTGACGCCATGGCCGGCCCGACCCCGGTGTCCGCGCTGATCCACGCGGCGACCATGGTCACCGCCGGTGTCTACCTCGTGGTCCGCAGCAACTTCATCTTCGACCACGCGCCGAACGCCCAGCTCGTCGTCGTCATCGTCGGTGCGATCACGCTGCTGTTCGGTGCGGTCGTCGGCTGCGCGAAGGACGACATCAAGAAGGCGCTGGCCGCCTCGACCATGAGCCAGATCGGCTACATGATGCTCGCCGCCGGCCTCGGCCCGGTCGGGTACGCGTTCGCGATCTTCCACCTGCTCACGCACGGCTTCTTCAAGGCCGGCATGTTCCTCGGTGCCGGGTCGGTCATGCACGGCATGAACGACCAGGTCGACATGCGCCGCTTCGGCAACCTGTCCGGCGCCATGAAGATCACCTGGGTGACCTTCGGCCTCGGCTGGCTCGCGATCCTCGGTGTCCCGCCGTTCTCCGGCTTCTGGTCCAAGGACAAGATCATCGAGGCGGCGTTCGTCGGCGAGGGCTGGCGCCCGTGGGTCTTCGGCGGTGCCGCGCTCATCGGCGCCGGCATCACGGCCTTCTACATGTCCCGCCTGTTCTTCATGACCTTCCACGGCAAGAAGCGCTGGACCGACGACGTGCACCCGCACGAGTCGCCGCTGACCATGACCGTGCCGATGATGGTGCTGGCCGTCGGGTCGGCGCTCCTCGGCCTCGTGCTGGCCATCGGCAACACGTTCACGCACTGGCTCGAGCCGGTGGTGGGCGCCCACGACGAGAACGAGCACGCCGTGCTCTCCGTGCCGGTGCTCATGACCCTGACGCTGCTGCTCGTCGCGGGCGGCATCGCCCTGGCGTGGATGCGCTACTGGCGCGACGAGGTCCCGCAGGTGCAGCCGACCGGCTCGCTGCTGACCCGGGCCGCCCGTCGTGACCTCTACCAGGACGACGTCAACGAGGGTGCGTTCATGCGCCCCGGCATCCACCTGACTCGCGCCCTCGTCTTCGCCGACAACCGCGGCGTCGACGGCGGCGTCGGTGGCCTGGCGGCCCTGGTCGGCGGCACCTCGAGCCGCCTGCGCCGCCTCCAGAACGGTTTCGCGCGGTCCTATGCCCTGACGATGCTCGCCGGCGTCGTCGTCCTCCTCGGTGCTGTGTGGGTGATCAACTGATGTCCAACTTCCCCTGGCTGACCGTGATTGGGCTCGTCCCGCTGATCGGTGCGGTCGTCGTCGCGGCGCTGCCGGCCTCCGTGGCCGACCAGGCCAAGCGGGTGGCCCTCGGCTTCTCGCTGGTGACGCTCGTGCTGGGTGTCGCGGCCGCGCTGCAGTTCGACACCGGTTCGAACCAGCAGTTCCAGCTGTCCGAGCGGCACGAGTGGATCCCGCAGTTCGGCGTCTCCTACGCGCTGGGGGTCGACGGCCTGGCGCTCGTCATGATCCTGATGGCCCTGGTCCTGCTGCCGGTCTGCATCCTCGCCGCGTGGCACGACGTGCCCGAGGGCGGTGCGCGCGAGAAGAACTACTTCGCGCTGATGCTGTCGCTCGCCACCTTCATGGTGGGCGTCTTCGCCGCGACCGACGTGTTCCTCTTCTACGTCTTCTTCGAGGCCATGCTCATCCCGGTGTACTTCCTCATCGGGTCCTTCGGCGGCCCGCGCCGGCAGTACGCCGCGGTGAAGTTCCTGCTGTTCTCCCTCGCCGGTGGCCTGGTGATGCTGGTCGGCGTCATCGCGCTCTACCACTACGGCCCCGGCGGCTCCGACGGCTTCCTCGTCAGCAAGCTCACCGGGCTCGACCTGCCGGTGGGCGCCGGCCGCTGGATGTTCGTCGCGTTCTTCTTCGCCTTCGCGGTCAAGGCGCCGATGTGGCCCGTCCACACCTGGCTGCCCGACGCCGCCACCGAGGCCAAGCCCGCGACCGCCGTGCTGCTCGTCGGCGTGCTGGACAAGGTCGGCACCTACGGGATGATCCGCTTCTGCCTCCAGCTGTTCCCCGAGGCCTCGAAGTGGGCGACCCCGGTCGTGCTCGCGCTGGCCGTCATCTCGGTGCTCTACGGCGCGCTGCTGGCCATCGGGCAGACCGACCTCATGCGCCTGATCGCCTACACGTCGGTGAGCCACTTCGGCTTCATCGTCCTCGGCATCTTCGCGTTCACCACGACCGGCGGCGCCGGCTCGACGCTCTACATGCTCAACCACGGGTTCACGACGGCGGCGCTGTTCCTCGTCGGCGCGATGCTCGTCGCCCGCCGCGGCAGCAAGCGGATCCCGGACTTCGGCGGCTGGCAGCGGATCACCCCCGGCCTGGCCGGCGTCTTCCTGGTGTCCGGCCTCGCCGGCCTGGCGCTGCCCGGCCTGAGCCCGTTCGTCTCCGAGATCATGGTGCTGGTGGGCACGTTCCAGCGGTACCGGTTCCCGGCCGTGGTCGCGACCGCCGGCATCGTGCTCGCGGCGCTCTACATCCTGCTCATGTACAAGCGGATGATGACCGGCCCCAAGCCGGAGCTCGAGGGCGCCGCGGTCCGCGACATCACGACGCGCGAGAAGCTCGTCGTGGCGCCGATCCTCGCCGTCCTCATCGTCCTCGGCTTCTACCCCAAGCCGGCGCTCGACCTGCTCAACCCGGCCGTGAAGACGACGCTGCACCACGTGGGCGTCTCGGACCCGGCACCCTCCTCCGCTGCTGACGGGAGCACGAAGTAATGCCCGCCATGACGGTCCTCGCCACGACGGCCCTGCCTGCCGCCGTGCCCGCCGCCTTCAAGGCCGCCGACGTGAACTACGGCGCCGTGGCGCCGATGCTCGTCGTCGTCGCCGGCGCCCTCGTCGGGGTGCTCGTCGAGGCCTTCGCGCCCCGCCGCGTGCGCCACACCACCCAGGTCGCGGTCGCGCTCGTCACGCTCGTCGCGGCCTTCGTCGTGCTCGTCACGATCTCCGTGCAGAGCGCGCACCAGGGCGTCACGCTGGCCCGCGCGGTCGTCATCGACGGGCCGGCCCTGTTCCTGCAGGGCGCCATCCTCGCGATGGCCGCCCTCGGTGTGCTGACCATGGCGGAGAAGTTCGGCGGCCAGGGTGCCGACGCCTTCACCCCCATGGGTGCCGCGATCCCCGGCTCGGCCCACGAGGCGGCCGCCCTGCGCGCCGGCCTCGCCACCAGCGAGGTCTTCCCGCTGACGCTCTTCGCCGTCGTCGGCATGATGCTCTTCCCGGCCGCCGGCGACCTGCTGACGATGTTCATCGCGCTCGAGGTGCTCTCGCTCCCGCTGTACCTCATGTGCGGCCTGGCCCGTCGTCGCCGCCTGCTGTCGCAGGAGGCCGCGCTCAAGTACTTCCTGCTCGGCGCGTTCAGCTCGGCGTTCTTCCTCTTCGGTGCGGCGCTGCTCTACGGGTATGCCGGGTCGGTCTACCTCAGCGACATCGCCGCCGCCGTCACGGCCGCCAACGGCCAGATGGAGGGGCTGCTGCTCCCGGGCGTCCTGCTCGTGCTGATCGGCCTGCTGTTCAAGGTCGGCGCGGTGCCGTTCCACTCCTGGACCCCGGACGTCTACCAGGGTGCCCCCACCCCGGTCACTGGGTTCATGGCCGCCTGCACCAAGGTCGCGGCGTTCGGCGCGATCCTGCGCTTCGCCTACGTCGCCGCCCAAGGCAACCGGTGGGACTGGCGTGGTGGCGTCATCGCCGTCGCTGCCCTGACCATGGTCGTCGGCGCGGTGCTGTCGGTCACCCAGACCGACGTCAAGCGGCTGCTCGCCTACTCCTCGATCGCCCACGCCGGGTTCATCCTCGTGGCGGTGCTGGCCTTCGACAAGACCGGTGTCAGCGGCACGCTGTTCTACCTGGTCGCCTACGGCTTCATGACGATCGCCGGCTTCGCGGTGGTCTCGATGGTCCGCCAGGGCGGGTCCGAGGCGTCGCACCTGTCGCAGTGGGCCGGCCTCGGCCGTCGCCACCCGGTGGTCGCGGGCGTGTTCGCCTTCCTGCTGCTGGCGTTCGCCGGCATCCCGCTGACCTCCGGCTTCGCCGCCAAGTACGCCGCGTTCTCCCCGGCGATCTCGTTCGGCGGCACGTCGGGCGTGGCGCTGGTCGTCATCGGTGTCATCGCCTCGGTCGTGACGGCGTTCGTCTACGTGCGGCTCATCGTCCTCATGTACTTCACCGAGCCGCCGGCCGGTGAGGCCGTGGTGGCCGAGACCGCCTCGCCCTTCCTCACCGTCGCGATCACCATCGGCACGCTCGTCACCCTGGCGCTCGGCGTCATGCCGACGCAGGTGCTCGACCTCGCCGACCGGTCCTCGCAGTTCCTGGTGAAGTGACCCGGTCGACACAGGCTGATGAAGCGACCCAGGCTGGTGACGTGACCCGGTCCGCTGGGGTGACGCAGCCGGCGCCGTCGACCGGGTCGGTGCCAGGGCTCACGTTGCCGTCGGTGCCCGACGACCTGTCCGACGAGCTCGCGCGCGGGCTCGCCGAGGTCGACGCGCTCCTGCGGCGCGAGGTCGACCACGACGACCCGTTCATCGCGGGGGCGAACAGCCACCTCATCGAGGCGGGGGGCAAGCGGTTCCGGCCGCTGCTGACCCTGCTCGCGGCGCAGCTCGGCAGCGGCACGAACCCCGACGTCGTGGCCGCGGCCGCCGGCGTCGAGCTGACGCACGTCGCCTCGCTGTGCCACGACGACGTGATGGACGAGGCCGACGTGCGCCGCGGTGCGCCGAGCGCCAACGCCCGCTACGGCAACTCGACCGCGATCCTCGTCGGCGACCTGCTCTTCGGCACCGCGTCCTCGATCATCGCCGACCTCGGCGCCGAGGCGGTCAAGATCCAGGCCGAGACGTTCGTGCGACTGTGTGCGGGCCAGATCCGCGACACCCGCCACGCGCCCGAGGGCACCGACCCGGTCGAGTACTACCTGGGCGTGCTGGCCGACAAGACGGGCGTGCTCATCGCCACCGCGGCACGTTACGGCGCGATGTTCTCCGGCTGTGACGCCGCCACGGTCGAGGTGATGCGCGAGTTCGGCGAGCGGATCGGCATGGCCTTCCAGCTCGCCGACGACCTCATCGACGTGTCGTCCGACGAGGCCGAGCTGGGCAAGACCCCCGGCACCGACCTGCGCGAGGGCAAGCGCACCCTGCCGGTCCTCTACGCGCTGGCCTCGGACGATCCTGCCGACGCGCGCCTGCAGGAGCTGCTGCAGCGCGACCTGCGCGAGGACGAGGACGCCCTCGCCGAGGCGCTGGAGCTGCTGCGCGGTAACGCCGCCATGGAGCGGGCACGCGAGCACACCGCCGCCGTCGCCCGCCGTGCGCAGGAGGTGCTGGAGCCGCTGCCCGAGGGAGCGGCCAAGGACGCCCTGCACGCCCTGGCGACGAGCGTCGTCACCCGCGTCGGCTGATCCAGTCCGGCGCCCCCCGTCCTAGCCGGCCGACCCGGCATTACCCCCGCGCCCGCCTTCCCACTTGTTGCCACCTGGTGGTCACGCCGGTCCCGAAACAGGTGTCCGGTGACGATCTGCTGGCAACAAGTGGAAAGGCGGGGGTCGTCGAGCACCTGGCGTTTCGCGCGTGCCGGGGCCGCGGCACGAGGGGCGTGGGTATCGTCGCGCGTGTGACCTCCGTGGACCGCTGGGACGCCGCCACCGCCGACCTGCAGCCGCCACTGGCGGTCGTCGACCTCGACGCGTTCGACGCCAACGCGGCCGACCTGGTCCGCCGGGCCGGCGGCACCCCGATCCGGATCGCCTCCAAGTCGGTGCGCTGCCGCAGCCTGCTCCAGCGCGCGCTGGCGACGGAGGGCTTCCGCGGGGTCATGGCGTATGCCGTGCGCGAGGCGGCCTGGCTGGTCGCCGAGGGGTACGAGGACGTCTTCGTGGCGTACCCGAGCGTCGACCGCGCCGCCATCGGGGAGATCG is a window from the Phycicoccus sp. M110.8 genome containing:
- a CDS encoding NADH-quinone oxidoreductase subunit M; translation: MSNFPWLTVIGLVPLIGAVVVAALPASVADQAKRVALGFSLVTLVLGVAAALQFDTGSNQQFQLSERHEWIPQFGVSYALGVDGLALVMILMALVLLPVCILAAWHDVPEGGAREKNYFALMLSLATFMVGVFAATDVFLFYVFFEAMLIPVYFLIGSFGGPRRQYAAVKFLLFSLAGGLVMLVGVIALYHYGPGGSDGFLVSKLTGLDLPVGAGRWMFVAFFFAFAVKAPMWPVHTWLPDAATEAKPATAVLLVGVLDKVGTYGMIRFCLQLFPEASKWATPVVLALAVISVLYGALLAIGQTDLMRLIAYTSVSHFGFIVLGIFAFTTTGGAGSTLYMLNHGFTTAALFLVGAMLVARRGSKRIPDFGGWQRITPGLAGVFLVSGLAGLALPGLSPFVSEIMVLVGTFQRYRFPAVVATAGIVLAALYILLMYKRMMTGPKPELEGAAVRDITTREKLVVAPILAVLIVLGFYPKPALDLLNPAVKTTLHHVGVSDPAPSSAADGSTK
- the nuoN gene encoding NADH-quinone oxidoreductase subunit NuoN, with amino-acid sequence MTVLATTALPAAVPAAFKAADVNYGAVAPMLVVVAGALVGVLVEAFAPRRVRHTTQVAVALVTLVAAFVVLVTISVQSAHQGVTLARAVVIDGPALFLQGAILAMAALGVLTMAEKFGGQGADAFTPMGAAIPGSAHEAAALRAGLATSEVFPLTLFAVVGMMLFPAAGDLLTMFIALEVLSLPLYLMCGLARRRRLLSQEAALKYFLLGAFSSAFFLFGAALLYGYAGSVYLSDIAAAVTAANGQMEGLLLPGVLLVLIGLLFKVGAVPFHSWTPDVYQGAPTPVTGFMAACTKVAAFGAILRFAYVAAQGNRWDWRGGVIAVAALTMVVGAVLSVTQTDVKRLLAYSSIAHAGFILVAVLAFDKTGVSGTLFYLVAYGFMTIAGFAVVSMVRQGGSEASHLSQWAGLGRRHPVVAGVFAFLLLAFAGIPLTSGFAAKYAAFSPAISFGGTSGVALVVIGVIASVVTAFVYVRLIVLMYFTEPPAGEAVVAETASPFLTVAITIGTLVTLALGVMPTQVLDLADRSSQFLVK
- the nuoK gene encoding NADH-quinone oxidoreductase subunit NuoK codes for the protein MNLVNYIYLATILFAIGGATVLMRRNAIVVFMGVELMLNATNLMFVTFARMRGSLDGQVIALFVMVVAAAEVVVGLAIIMAIFRARRSASVDDANLLKL
- the nuoH gene encoding NADH-quinone oxidoreductase subunit NuoH codes for the protein MAPLAGAAPGGDNPTADFSDTPWWLHLVKALFVFVFLLVNTLIVIWFERRVIGRMQQRPGPNRTGPFGLLQTLADGIKLALKEDLTPKNADKFVFALAPAIAGAMAFVSFAIIPLGPTVSMFGHRTPLQLTDLPVAVLLVLAVAGVGVYGIVLAGWSSGSTYPLLGGLRSTAQVISYEIAMGLSLVAVFLYSRSMSTSQIVAAQSDLWFIIPAFFSFFVYVITMVGETNRLPFDLAEGEGELTGGFHTEYSSLKFAMFFLGEYVNMFTVSALATTMFLGGWQAPPGIAAINSGMFNHGWWGLLWFVIKLWLFMFFFVWLRGSLPRVRYDQFMRFGWRFLIPVTLAWVVVVAFIRGSQLGYFGSAAFTLGNRKFPVFSIVFVVLVALAALLVVWIWDNKKIERDAARNTAPPEEIDPFAGGYPVPPLPGQRLREPSLSLSDRASDPTEEDIHA
- the nuoL gene encoding NADH-quinone oxidoreductase subunit L, with protein sequence MTSLATLATAGGAASAATGVTAYAWLLVALPLLGAAVLLLGGRATDKWGPLFAVAMSWAAFVVGLLVWIAMLGRHGEARAEHLHLFTWVPAGSFNLDAGMLVDQLSVVFVLLITFVGSLIHVYSLGYMEHDPDKRRFFAYLNLFVAAMLLLVLSDSYLLLYVGWEGVGLASYLLIGFWNHNPAYATAANKAFVVNRVGDFGLSVAIMIMFAAFGTVTFAGVAQASGKAGEGVLTAIGLMLLLGACGKSAQFPLQSWLGDAMAGPTPVSALIHAATMVTAGVYLVVRSNFIFDHAPNAQLVVVIVGAITLLFGAVVGCAKDDIKKALAASTMSQIGYMMLAAGLGPVGYAFAIFHLLTHGFFKAGMFLGAGSVMHGMNDQVDMRRFGNLSGAMKITWVTFGLGWLAILGVPPFSGFWSKDKIIEAAFVGEGWRPWVFGGAALIGAGITAFYMSRLFFMTFHGKKRWTDDVHPHESPLTMTVPMMVLAVGSALLGLVLAIGNTFTHWLEPVVGAHDENEHAVLSVPVLMTLTLLLVAGGIALAWMRYWRDEVPQVQPTGSLLTRAARRDLYQDDVNEGAFMRPGIHLTRALVFADNRGVDGGVGGLAALVGGTSSRLRRLQNGFARSYALTMLAGVVVLLGAVWVIN
- a CDS encoding polyprenyl synthetase family protein, producing the protein MTRSAGVTQPAPSTGSVPGLTLPSVPDDLSDELARGLAEVDALLRREVDHDDPFIAGANSHLIEAGGKRFRPLLTLLAAQLGSGTNPDVVAAAAGVELTHVASLCHDDVMDEADVRRGAPSANARYGNSTAILVGDLLFGTASSIIADLGAEAVKIQAETFVRLCAGQIRDTRHAPEGTDPVEYYLGVLADKTGVLIATAARYGAMFSGCDAATVEVMREFGERIGMAFQLADDLIDVSSDEAELGKTPGTDLREGKRTLPVLYALASDDPADARLQELLQRDLREDEDALAEALELLRGNAAMERAREHTAAVARRAQEVLEPLPEGAAKDALHALATSVVTRVG
- a CDS encoding NADH-quinone oxidoreductase subunit J yields the protein MTGLGEQIMFWILGPICVLAALGLLFAKKAVHAALGMALVMVNLGIFYIAQEADFLGIIQIFVYTGAVMMLFLFVLMLVGVDSSDSLVETLKGQKVASLLLGLGLAVLLFSAVGRVQFGPMKGLSEVNASKGNVSGVAELIFGQYVWAFEVTSALLITAALGAMVLAHRERIGTKPTQRQLSERRIRENRNVAGLPVPGVYARHNAVDTPALLPDGTPSELSVSRVLNAREQVAVPTRHVDAEHAIEHEIEEGDAR
- the nuoI gene encoding NADH-quinone oxidoreductase subunit NuoI, whose product is MPDRPTEEKKGGFFADLFAPVGGFGVTFATMFRKLETEEYPEEKRPTQPRFHGRHQLNRHPDGLEKCVGCELCAWACPADAILVEGASNDDSEGGTGRFSPGERYGRVYQINYLRCIFCGLCIEACPTRALTMTNFYELADHNRGDLIFTKEQLLAPLQEGMLLPPHPMVDGLEERDYYQGKVARATDEQEEWVKAHHAQPEEGLAPSGDPVEGVDVVEHGRQATRETTEAVHR